A part of Microthrixaceae bacterium genomic DNA contains:
- the xerD gene encoding site-specific tyrosine recombinase XerD has protein sequence MTGEPQLPLEVLDLLTWLRVERGRSANTLAAYRRDLIAYVQWLRQRSVSIADVSEPDVNAYIGYLRESGRAPSSQKRALVAVRSLHRFLAEEHEGRPDPAAEVEVPRVPRGLPKALTEAEVESLLASVDGTDAVARRDRAILELLYGTGLRISELVGVSLSDIDIDAGLLRAFGKGSKERVVPLGRYCVVALVDWLGASGRAELIPDQWARRSDSDAVFLNRRGGRLSRQGAWMVVKRAGDKVGLGHRLSPHVLRHSCATHMVDHGADIRTVQELLGHASISTTQVYTMVSTERLWSVYRQAHPRARSDT, from the coding sequence GTGACCGGGGAACCGCAGCTTCCTCTCGAGGTGTTGGATCTCCTCACCTGGCTACGAGTCGAACGGGGCCGTTCAGCCAACACCCTCGCTGCCTATCGGAGAGACCTCATCGCCTATGTCCAATGGCTGAGGCAACGATCTGTGTCGATCGCCGATGTGAGCGAACCCGACGTGAACGCCTACATCGGGTACCTGCGGGAGTCGGGGCGGGCGCCCTCTTCCCAGAAGCGGGCGCTGGTCGCCGTTCGCAGCCTTCACCGCTTCTTGGCCGAGGAACACGAGGGTCGGCCTGACCCTGCTGCCGAAGTGGAGGTGCCTCGCGTGCCCAGGGGTCTACCCAAAGCCCTGACCGAGGCGGAAGTGGAGTCTCTCCTCGCTTCGGTGGACGGCACCGATGCGGTGGCACGACGGGATCGGGCCATCTTGGAGCTGTTGTACGGAACCGGCCTGCGCATCTCCGAGTTGGTCGGCGTCTCGTTGTCCGACATCGATATCGACGCCGGACTCCTTCGGGCCTTCGGCAAAGGTTCCAAGGAGCGGGTCGTACCTCTCGGGCGCTATTGCGTGGTCGCCCTGGTCGATTGGCTCGGAGCGTCGGGGAGAGCCGAGCTGATCCCGGACCAATGGGCCCGCCGCAGCGATTCCGATGCGGTGTTCTTGAATCGCAGGGGCGGTCGCTTGTCTCGGCAGGGGGCATGGATGGTGGTGAAGCGGGCCGGAGACAAGGTTGGGCTCGGTCATCGGCTGTCACCCCACGTTCTGCGCCACTCCTGTGCCACGCACATGGTCGACCACGGGGCCGACATTCGTACCGTCCAGGAACTTCTGGGTCACGCCAGCATCAGCACTACCCAGGTGTACACGATGGTCTCGACCGAACGACTGTGGTCGGTCTATCGCCAGGCACACCCCCGGGCCCGCTCCGATACCTAG
- a CDS encoding NUDIX hydrolase, producing the protein MGEFRHLSDEEVVCLARLRVVKATFEAPDGSTFERDVIRNMAVVAMVPIHEDGTVSLVRQYRGPVDAHLLEIPAGLCDVEGEAPEATAARELHEELGLHADRLELVTEYWPVAGFSDQYVRLFLATGLTRGTPAREGVEEQHMTEERVSLDDVDRLIADGTIRDSKTIIGLLLARDHRARTR; encoded by the coding sequence GTGGGTGAGTTCAGACATCTGAGCGATGAGGAAGTTGTCTGCCTGGCTCGTCTACGAGTGGTCAAGGCCACCTTCGAGGCTCCCGACGGCTCGACCTTCGAACGAGACGTGATCCGCAACATGGCCGTGGTAGCCATGGTGCCCATCCACGAGGATGGAACGGTCAGCCTCGTTCGCCAGTACCGGGGACCGGTCGACGCCCACCTGTTGGAGATCCCCGCTGGGCTTTGCGACGTGGAAGGTGAAGCGCCCGAGGCCACCGCTGCCCGTGAGCTCCACGAGGAGCTAGGTCTGCACGCCGATCGACTCGAGTTGGTCACCGAGTACTGGCCCGTGGCCGGCTTCTCCGACCAGTACGTCAGGTTGTTCCTGGCCACCGGACTAACCCGGGGCACACCGGCTCGCGAGGGGGTCGAGGAACAGCACATGACCGAAGAACGGGTGTCCCTGGACGATGTCGACCGACTGATAGCCGACGGCACCATCCGTGATTCGAAGACCATCATCGGTCTGTTGTTGGCTCGGGACCACCGGGCCCGGACTCGGTGA
- a CDS encoding CTP synthase: MTKHIFVTGGVASSLGKGLTASSLGRLLKARGLRVTMQKLDPYINVDPGTMNPFEHGEVFVTDDGGETDLDLGHYERFIDESLSRDSNATTGSIYSAVLAAERRGDYLGKTVQVIPHITDEIKRRITRLADSDVDVVITEVGGTVGDIEILPFLEAIRQFRLDVGRDNVCYVHVTLVPFIGPSGEQKTKPTQHSVTELRSRGIQPDAIVCRSEEALSPDLKRKISNLCDVPPTAVVNAADAGNIYEIPLVMHEEGLDAEVCRILRLDDLVPDLSEWEVLVEKVEAATEPVRIGIIGKYVTLIDAYLSVVEAAKHGGFHHGAKVEIEWIQAEEVEGLLAAGRLRDLDGIIIPGGFGERGVEGKIAAAGYARENQIPCLGLCLGMQVMTIDFARSVLGLDRANSAEFDPHTPHPVIDLMDAQRSVTDMGGTMRLGAYVAELELGSKVAEAYGHTVVSERHRHRYEFNPRYRSQFEASDLWLSGSSPDHRLVEFIELRDHPFWVATQAHPEFKSRPTKPAPLFREFIGAALQRAEGRAPHLFEAPSPVSATKA, encoded by the coding sequence GTGACGAAACACATCTTTGTGACGGGTGGGGTGGCGAGCAGCCTGGGGAAGGGCCTGACCGCCTCGTCCCTGGGGAGATTGCTGAAAGCACGTGGCCTTCGGGTCACCATGCAGAAGCTCGACCCCTACATCAACGTCGACCCGGGCACCATGAACCCTTTCGAGCACGGGGAGGTGTTCGTCACCGACGACGGCGGAGAAACCGACCTGGATCTGGGGCACTACGAGAGGTTCATCGACGAGAGCCTCTCTAGGGACTCGAACGCCACCACCGGCTCGATCTACTCAGCGGTCCTCGCCGCTGAACGTCGGGGTGACTACCTGGGTAAGACGGTCCAGGTCATTCCCCACATCACCGACGAGATCAAGCGACGCATCACCCGCCTGGCCGACAGCGACGTGGACGTGGTCATCACCGAGGTGGGCGGAACCGTGGGAGACATCGAGATCCTCCCGTTCCTGGAAGCGATCCGCCAATTCCGTCTCGATGTCGGACGCGACAACGTCTGCTATGTCCACGTCACCCTCGTGCCGTTTATCGGCCCGTCGGGAGAGCAGAAGACCAAACCCACCCAGCACTCAGTGACCGAGCTGCGCAGCCGCGGCATCCAGCCCGATGCCATCGTGTGCCGCAGCGAAGAGGCGCTCTCGCCCGATCTGAAGCGCAAGATCTCGAACCTGTGCGATGTTCCGCCGACCGCGGTGGTAAATGCCGCGGATGCTGGCAACATCTATGAGATCCCGCTGGTCATGCACGAGGAGGGTCTCGATGCCGAGGTCTGCCGGATCCTTCGTCTCGATGACCTAGTTCCCGATCTGTCGGAGTGGGAGGTGCTGGTCGAGAAGGTCGAAGCTGCCACCGAGCCGGTGCGCATCGGGATCATCGGCAAGTACGTAACCCTCATCGACGCCTACCTGTCAGTGGTGGAAGCAGCCAAGCATGGTGGGTTCCACCACGGGGCCAAGGTCGAGATCGAGTGGATCCAAGCCGAAGAGGTCGAAGGCCTCCTCGCCGCCGGTCGTCTCCGAGACCTCGATGGCATCATCATTCCGGGCGGCTTCGGTGAGCGCGGGGTCGAGGGCAAGATCGCGGCAGCCGGTTACGCCCGGGAGAACCAGATCCCTTGTCTGGGTCTCTGTCTGGGTATGCAGGTGATGACCATCGACTTCGCTCGGAGCGTCCTGGGTCTGGACCGGGCCAACTCTGCTGAGTTCGACCCGCACACTCCGCATCCGGTGATCGACCTGATGGATGCCCAGCGATCGGTCACCGACATGGGCGGCACGATGCGCCTCGGTGCCTACGTCGCCGAGCTCGAGCTGGGATCCAAGGTGGCCGAAGCCTACGGACACACCGTGGTCTCAGAACGTCACCGCCACCGCTACGAGTTCAATCCGCGCTATCGCAGCCAGTTCGAGGCGTCGGATCTGTGGTTGTCGGGTTCGTCACCCGACCACCGTCTAGTCGAGTTCATCGAGCTACGCGACCACCCGTTCTGGGTGGCCACCCAGGCCCACCCCGAGTTCAAGAGCCGACCCACCAAGCCCGCACCGCTGTTCCGGGAGTTCATCGGTGCCGCGCTGCAACGGGCCGAAGGAAGGGCACCGCACCTGTTCGAGGCACCGTCACCGGTGTCGGCCACGAAGGCTTGA
- a CDS encoding glycosyltransferase — MADETPDAEADATEPVGDQDPGNLDYRLIPSGDQPVPGPLVVALVPAKDRGDSVGDTVAALSALPLVSRVLVIDDGSTDDTADTARAAGADVLVLPTNRGKGGAVLAGVAATPEADIYLLIDADLAATAAAADVLLGPVLRDEADLVVGVLPSAGGKGGFGLVRDMSARGIERACGLKVRAPLSGQRAVRAELVRGLDSAERFGLEVAMTIDVVRRGGRVVEVDVPMDHRHTGRSLAGFAHRGRQGHDIARSLWPRITSPRLRTGAVIGTTVVLCLLAPLLGISRVPSTSPLGARPRRVVVFGMQPLSFDDLSRGVTPNLQQLMDEGAVGALSVRTVARTPTDGEGYLSIGAGSRLVGGGLVETVLPVGEDVGGVTAGQYVASLTGMEPAGEYVVMGGPSLLRRTERSEGSSAPGALGDALEAAGLRGAVVGNGDQPATYTSPGYVSRPAALMVMTSDMAVSSGHISPEEMLESSQEGPFGVQSNADAIVDGTLDELERAAVVVVDPGDLARATRFGKAAVSTASDAMWERQLTRTDAILGRLMDEVDDDTMVLVVSVVPSTYPYRPSPLVAWGPGVPHGLITSPSTRQSGVSAITDLAPTILAALGAEVPVEMPGSAVRYEPGPVDLDRLKSLDTDTMIREKTYGPVSARYIQVFTLLYLALVIAVAGRRGLGRFGGLVRWLVLALAAFPVSTFIVRLFGILNATSTWAQAIAAATLAGGIGAVAGRGRRSAISPLGWVSGLTVAVILVDSWTGTTLHLSSWLGYSLHNAGRFYGIPNTTFAVLGACTILTAGLIVHHGERRREAIVKVACLFLLVVVSAGLPMLGADVGSLITLGPVFGVTLLAMSGRKVRLRNVALAGVAMLALVGAATALDLARPPDQRSHLGRFAEQVSEDGPSAFVDTLMRKQEANARLAQSSQWAKMVPVAALFLAVPLIWQRRRRELLPPGSPLATTFWSILAATALGFLSNDSGPIVIALFLAHLPPLIHLLSSGGERSSATLHLAGSPSVAVTV, encoded by the coding sequence ATGGCCGACGAAACTCCAGATGCTGAAGCGGACGCGACGGAACCGGTTGGCGACCAGGACCCCGGGAATCTCGATTACCGGCTGATCCCCTCAGGAGATCAGCCGGTACCAGGACCACTCGTCGTGGCCCTGGTACCGGCGAAGGACCGTGGTGACTCGGTGGGGGATACCGTCGCTGCGTTGTCGGCGCTGCCGCTCGTATCACGGGTCCTGGTGATAGACGACGGATCGACCGACGACACCGCCGACACGGCCCGGGCAGCGGGTGCAGACGTGCTGGTACTGCCGACGAACCGAGGCAAAGGCGGCGCCGTTCTCGCCGGTGTAGCGGCCACACCCGAGGCCGACATCTACCTCCTCATAGATGCCGACCTGGCCGCCACCGCGGCGGCGGCCGACGTCCTCCTAGGTCCAGTGCTCCGTGACGAAGCCGACCTGGTGGTTGGCGTCCTGCCATCGGCGGGCGGCAAAGGTGGGTTCGGACTCGTCCGCGACATGTCGGCCCGGGGAATCGAACGAGCCTGCGGCTTGAAGGTCCGTGCCCCGCTGAGTGGACAGCGAGCGGTGCGCGCCGAACTGGTCAGGGGCTTGGATTCGGCCGAGCGTTTCGGGTTGGAAGTGGCCATGACCATCGACGTGGTGCGACGTGGTGGTCGGGTCGTCGAGGTGGATGTTCCAATGGATCACCGCCACACCGGTCGCTCCTTGGCCGGGTTTGCTCACCGCGGCCGTCAGGGTCACGACATCGCCAGGTCGTTGTGGCCTCGGATCACGTCACCGCGCCTGCGAACCGGAGCTGTGATCGGGACCACGGTGGTGCTGTGTCTCCTGGCCCCGCTGCTCGGCATCTCGCGGGTGCCCTCGACTTCACCGCTCGGTGCTCGACCGCGACGGGTCGTGGTCTTCGGCATGCAACCCTTGTCGTTCGATGACCTGAGCCGTGGGGTAACCCCCAACCTGCAACAGCTCATGGATGAAGGAGCCGTCGGTGCCCTCTCGGTGCGTACCGTGGCCCGTACACCCACCGATGGGGAGGGGTACCTGTCTATCGGGGCCGGGTCCCGCTTGGTCGGTGGAGGTCTGGTCGAGACCGTCCTGCCCGTCGGTGAGGATGTGGGCGGGGTTACGGCCGGTCAGTACGTCGCCTCGCTGACAGGCATGGAACCGGCAGGGGAGTACGTGGTCATGGGTGGGCCCAGCCTCCTGCGACGCACAGAGCGCTCCGAAGGCTCCTCGGCCCCCGGAGCTCTGGGGGATGCGTTGGAGGCGGCCGGTCTCCGAGGCGCGGTGGTCGGTAACGGAGATCAGCCCGCCACCTACACCAGCCCGGGCTATGTCAGCCGGCCAGCAGCGCTGATGGTCATGACCTCGGACATGGCGGTTTCGTCGGGTCACATCAGTCCTGAGGAGATGCTGGAGTCGTCGCAAGAAGGGCCGTTCGGGGTTCAGTCCAACGCCGACGCAATCGTCGATGGCACCTTGGACGAACTGGAACGAGCGGCGGTGGTAGTCGTCGACCCCGGCGACCTGGCTCGGGCGACCCGCTTCGGGAAGGCGGCGGTGTCGACTGCGTCCGACGCCATGTGGGAACGGCAGCTGACCAGAACCGACGCCATTCTGGGTCGACTGATGGACGAGGTCGACGACGACACCATGGTGCTGGTGGTCTCGGTCGTTCCCAGCACCTATCCGTATCGACCGTCGCCGTTGGTGGCATGGGGGCCGGGCGTCCCACATGGTCTCATCACCTCACCGTCCACGCGCCAATCCGGGGTCAGCGCCATCACCGATCTGGCACCGACGATCCTGGCTGCCCTGGGTGCCGAGGTCCCGGTGGAGATGCCGGGGAGCGCGGTGCGCTACGAGCCGGGCCCGGTGGACCTCGACCGGCTGAAGTCCTTAGACACCGACACGATGATCCGCGAGAAGACCTACGGTCCGGTTTCTGCTCGCTACATCCAGGTGTTCACCTTGCTGTACCTGGCCCTGGTCATCGCCGTTGCGGGGCGTCGCGGCCTCGGTCGGTTCGGGGGTCTGGTCCGGTGGCTGGTGTTGGCCTTGGCCGCGTTTCCGGTGTCGACCTTCATCGTTCGCCTTTTCGGGATCCTCAACGCCACCTCGACATGGGCCCAGGCCATTGCGGCCGCCACCCTTGCCGGAGGCATCGGGGCAGTTGCCGGCCGCGGTCGGCGGTCTGCGATATCACCGCTCGGATGGGTGTCAGGCCTGACCGTTGCGGTGATCCTGGTCGACTCGTGGACGGGGACCACGTTGCACCTGTCGAGTTGGCTCGGCTACTCACTTCACAACGCCGGACGGTTCTACGGCATCCCCAACACGACGTTTGCTGTTCTCGGCGCGTGCACGATCCTTACGGCAGGGCTCATCGTCCATCATGGTGAGCGCCGTCGCGAGGCGATCGTGAAGGTGGCGTGCCTGTTCCTCCTAGTGGTCGTGTCGGCGGGTCTTCCCATGTTGGGGGCAGACGTCGGCTCGTTGATCACCCTGGGTCCGGTGTTCGGCGTGACCCTCCTGGCCATGAGCGGACGAAAGGTGCGGCTGCGCAACGTGGCCCTGGCTGGCGTGGCGATGCTGGCACTGGTGGGTGCCGCCACCGCCTTGGACCTAGCCCGCCCGCCAGACCAGCGAAGTCATCTGGGGCGTTTCGCCGAACAGGTATCCGAGGACGGGCCTTCGGCTTTCGTAGATACCTTGATGCGCAAGCAGGAGGCGAACGCTCGCCTGGCCCAGTCCTCTCAGTGGGCCAAGATGGTCCCGGTCGCAGCGCTGTTCCTAGCGGTGCCGTTGATCTGGCAGCGGCGGCGTCGTGAACTACTTCCGCCTGGTAGTCCGCTGGCCACCACCTTTTGGTCCATCCTCGCCGCCACCGCTCTCGGATTCCTTTCCAACGACTCGGGACCGATAGTCATCGCCTTGTTCCTGGCCCATCTGCCTCCCCTGATACACCTGCTGTCGAGCGGCGGTGAACGCTCCTCAGCGACACTTCATCTTGCGGGAAGCCCGTCGGTGGCGGTGACGGTGTGA
- a CDS encoding copper transporter codes for MINLRYHIVSLTAVFLALAIGVLLGGTYLDKYTVDQLDQSISNAERQIRETRAENDRLRGNVSDAEARNQALIGGGTNSLFADNLTDVPVLIIAAEGADETARRNLVQSLNTSGAEFRGTLTVTGRVSLSDEQARDLARSLDLRTDETDAVVAELVDRFGAALVAAGQPPALDPAPSTTVPTDSIPATTTPEGAAPGSETTTTGPTDGTATTTTVPVPDPPTEPEVVSALIQAGLLSFEAPVENPATGPLLSGSSYRYVFLAGSSPSIPATSFLIPVLRRMAESGPVPALVASTTPSEDGLDTAVTVVREDPELNRLVSTVDNLDWFNGLVSTVLGLEEIGRGARGHYGEGRGAAAAIPTGT; via the coding sequence ATGATCAACCTGCGCTATCACATCGTGAGCCTCACTGCGGTGTTCTTGGCCCTAGCCATCGGTGTACTTCTGGGTGGGACGTACCTGGACAAGTACACGGTGGATCAGCTCGATCAGAGCATCTCCAACGCCGAACGCCAGATCCGAGAGACCAGGGCCGAAAACGACCGGCTTCGCGGCAACGTCTCCGATGCCGAGGCCCGCAACCAAGCCTTGATCGGCGGAGGTACCAACTCCCTCTTCGCCGACAACCTCACCGACGTACCAGTCCTGATCATCGCCGCCGAGGGCGCCGATGAGACCGCCCGTCGCAACTTGGTGCAGTCGCTCAATACCAGTGGAGCCGAATTCCGTGGCACGCTGACCGTCACCGGTCGTGTTTCCCTCTCCGATGAGCAGGCTCGAGATCTGGCCAGGTCGCTGGATCTGAGGACTGATGAAACCGATGCCGTCGTGGCCGAACTCGTCGACCGGTTCGGCGCGGCACTGGTAGCGGCCGGTCAGCCGCCGGCGCTCGATCCGGCCCCGTCGACCACGGTTCCCACCGACTCGATACCGGCGACGACCACGCCCGAAGGGGCCGCTCCAGGATCCGAGACGACGACGACTGGTCCCACCGACGGGACGGCCACCACCACCACGGTGCCAGTGCCAGATCCTCCGACAGAGCCAGAGGTCGTCTCTGCCCTGATCCAGGCTGGCCTCCTGTCCTTCGAGGCCCCGGTGGAGAATCCAGCAACTGGGCCGCTTCTTAGCGGTTCGTCCTATCGCTACGTGTTCCTGGCCGGCAGCTCACCGTCGATCCCCGCTACATCGTTCCTGATCCCGGTATTGCGGAGGATGGCCGAGAGCGGGCCGGTGCCGGCCCTGGTGGCTTCCACGACGCCGTCTGAAGACGGGTTGGATACGGCGGTCACGGTTGTAAGAGAGGATCCGGAGCTGAACCGTCTGGTCAGCACCGTCGACAACCTCGACTGGTTCAACGGACTGGTGTCGACCGTCCTCGGGCTCGAGGAGATCGGTCGGGGGGCGAGGGGTCACTACGGCGAGGGTCGTGGAGCGGCCGCGGCCATCCCCACGGGAACGTGA